Proteins co-encoded in one Cyprinus carpio isolate SPL01 chromosome B5, ASM1834038v1, whole genome shotgun sequence genomic window:
- the LOC109090630 gene encoding tyrosine-protein kinase Fer-like isoform X2, whose product MGFGRDLRNSHEGLVKLQDWELKLLETVKRFMTLRVKSDKEYASLLLNISQQVDKHDNNSQIHYVSTVSKSWTHMVQQTEQLSKIMKCHAEELNSGPLHRLTMMIKDKQQVKKSYQSLHQQIESEMHKVTKNDLEKLKCTYRQLTKDAVLARDKYKEAVIKGKETEKARERYDKATTKLHNLHNQYVLAVKSAQLHQEHYHETALPLLLDSLQKMQEEMINALKGILEEYSEITSLLTDEIVKVHKEIHTSIDQIDPLSEYDSFIDVYKSPEAKEPIVEFDAALLEETENLQANEILWNNLTADSLQAMLKSTSEDLLLTQQSLRSKEDLMLDLENKLEESTKTFEKKSDVVLLLSQKQSLEELRQTVQLLRCSEAKLMAQRELLEQKMQENEGKEPPPVVNYEEDARSVNSMDKSKDKVSKFDTLRHSIAGIIRSPKSVLGSSSFFDVIPTSEKPLSEQEWYHGAIPRTEAQELLKQQGDFLVRESHGKPGEYVLSVFSDGQRRHFIIQFADNQYRFEGTGFPTIPQLIEHHYTTKQVITKKSGVVLLNPVIKDKKWILNHEDVILGELLGKGNFGEVFRGTLRDKTLVAVKTCKEDLPQDLKIKFLSEARILKQYDHPNIVKLIGVCTQRQPIYIVMELVPGGDFLSFLRKKKEDLKTKQLVKFALDAAAGMAYLELKNCIHRDLAARNCLVGENNVLKISDFGMSRQEDNGIYSSSGLKQIPIKWTAPEALNYGRYSSESDVWSYGILLWETFSLGVCPHPHNKKQHSRKHLKKGYRMSCPQKCPDEVYRIMQRCWEYKPENRPKFVDIQKELASVKKK is encoded by the exons ATGGGGTTCGGCCGGGACCTGCGCAACTCCCACGAGGGTCTGGTGAAGCTGCAGGACTGGGAGCTGAAGCTGCTGGAGACGGTGAAGCGCTTCATGACCCTGCGGGTGAAGAGCGATAAGGAATATGCATCGCTCCTGCTCAACATCAGTCAGCAGGTGGACAAGCATGACAACAACTCTCAGATCCACTACGTCAGTACGGTCTCCAAG TCGTGGACTCACATGGTTCAGCAGACGGAGCAGTTAAGCAAGATTATGAAGTGCCACGCTGAAGAACTCAACTCAGGGCCTCTCCACCGCCTCACAATGATGATAAAAGACAAGCAGCAGGTGAAGAAGAGTTACCAAAGCCTCCACCAGCAGATCGAGTCTGAGATGCACAAG GTAACTAAAAACGATCTTGAGAAGTTGAAATGCACCTACAGGCAGTTAACAAAGGATGCTGTTTTAGCAAGAGACAAATACAAGGAGGCTGTTATAAAAG GCAAAGAGACTGAAAAAGCCCGCGAGCGATATGACAAAGCCACCACAAAGCTGCATAACCTGCACAACCAGTATGTGCTAGCGGTGAAAAGCGCACAGCTGCATCAGGAGCACTATCATGAGACTGCACTGCCTCTGCTGCTGGACTCCCTGCAGAAGATGCAGGAGGAGATGATCAATGCACT TAAGGGGATTCTGGAGGAGTACAGTGAAATCACCAGCCTGTTAACAGATGAAATAGTGAAGGTCCACAAAGAAATACACACCTCCATCGACCAAATCGATCCACTGTCAGAGTATGACAGCTTTATCGACGTTTATAA ATCACCAGAAGCCAAAGAACCAATTGTAGAATTTGATGCAGCGCTATTAGAAGAAACTGAGAATCTTCAAGCAAATGAGATTCTGTGGAATAATTTGACAGCAGACAGTTTACAGGCAAT GCTGAAGTCCACCTCAGAGGATCTGCTCCTAACACAGCAGAGTCTGCGCAGCAAAGAGGACCTCATGCTGGACCTGGAGAACAAACTCGAGGAATCTACCAAAACCTTTGAGAAGAAATCAGA tgtggtgtTGTTACTCAGTCAGAAGCAGTCTCTGGAGGAGTTGAGACAGACGGTCCAGCTGCTGCGCTGTTCCGAGGCCAAACTCATGGCACAGAGGGAACTACTAGAACAGAAGATGCAAGAGAACGAGGGCAAAGAACCACCGCCTGTTGTCAATTATGAAGAGGATGCCCGCTCAGTCAACTCAATG GATAAAAGCAAAGACAAGGTATCGAAGTTTGACACCCTCAGACACTCCATCGCTGGAATCATCCGCTCGCCCAAGTCTGTACTGGGCTCTTCATCA TTTTTTGATGTGATACCCACTAGTGAGAAACCGCTGAGCGAGCAAGAGTGGTATCACGGTGCCATTCCCAGGACAGAGGCCCAGGAGCTGCTGAAGCAGCAGGGAGACTTCCTGGTGCGCGAGAGCCACGGCAAACCTGGAGAATATGTGCTGTCTGTGTTCTCAGATGGACAGCGCAGACATTTCATCATTCAGTTTGCTGAT AATCAGTACAGATTTGAAGGCACTGGCTTCCCCACCATCCCACAGCTCATAGAGCATCATTACACAACTAAGCAAGTCATCACCAAGAAATCTGGGGTCGTGCTCCTGAACCCTGTCATAAAG gATAAGAAATGGATTCTCAATCATGAGGACGTCATTCTTGGAGAACTCCTTGGGAAA GGAAATTTTGGTGAGGTTTTCAGAGGAACGCTGCGAGATAAAACCCTGGTGGCCGTGAAAACTTGTAAGGAAGATCTACCACAAGACCTCAAGATAAAGTTCCTCTCAGAAGCCAG GATCCTGAAGCAGTACGATCACCCCAACATTGTGAAGTTAATAGGCGTCTGTACCCAACGGCAGCCCATTTACATAGTAATGGAGCTCGTACCAG GCGGGGACTTTTTATCATtcttaagaaagaaaaaagaggaccTCAAGACAAAGCAACTGGTAAAGTTTGCATTAGACGCTGCTGCCGGAATGGCATACCTGGAGCTGAAGAACTGTATACACAG AGATCTGGCTGCTCGCAACTGCCTTGTGGGAGAGAACAATGTGCTGAAGATCAGTGATTTTGGGATGTCCCGCCAGGAGGACAATGGCATCTACTCCTCATCAGGACTGAAACAGATCCCAATCAAGTGGACTGCACCGGAAGCACTGAACTATG GGAGATACAGCTCAGAGAGTGATGTGTGGAGTTATGGGATCCTCCTGTGGGAAACCTTCAGTCTAGGAGTGTGCCCACACCcgcacaacaaaaaacaacactctagaaaacatctaaaaaa AGGTTACAGAATGTCCTGCCCGCAGAAGTGTCCAGATGAGGTGTACAGGATCATGCAGAGATGTTGGGAGTACAAGCCTGAGAATCGACCCAAATTTGTCGACATTCAGAAAGAACTGGCCTCGGTCAAGAAAAAATAG
- the LOC109090130 gene encoding V-type proton ATPase subunit G 1-like, which yields MASQSQGIQQLLQAEKRAAEKVAEARKRKNRRLKQAKEEAQAEIEQYRLQREKEFKTKEAAALGSHGNSAVEVDKETVDKMSRIQSSYQKNKEAVLVNLLKMVCDIKPEIHANYRVAG from the exons ATGGCGAGCCAATCTCAGGGCATCCAGCAGCTGTTGCAGGCGGAGAAACGAGCCGCGGAAAAGGTCGCAGAAGCCCGTAAAA gaaaaaatCGTCGTCTGAAGCAAGCCAAAGAGGAGGCGCAGGCTGAGATTGAGCAGTACCGTCTGCAAAGGGAGAAAGAGTTTAAGACAAAGGAGGCTGCC GCCCTGGGGTCCCATGGAAACTCTGCTGTAGAGGTGGATAAGGAGACCGTAGATAAGATGAGCCGCATCCAGAGCAGTTATCAGAAGAACAAGGAAGCTGTGCTTGTAAACCTGCTGAAGATGGTGTGCGACATCAAGCCAGAGATCCACGCCAATTACCGCGTCGCTGGATAA
- the LOC109090630 gene encoding tyrosine-protein kinase Fer-like isoform X1 codes for MGFGRDLRNSHEGLVKLQDWELKLLETVKRFMTLRVKSDKEYASLLLNISQQVDKHDNNSQIHYVSTVSKSWTHMVQQTEQLSKIMKCHAEELNSGPLHRLTMMIKDKQQVKKSYQSLHQQIESEMHKVTKNDLEKLKCTYRQLTKDAVLARDKYKEAVIKGKETEKARERYDKATTKLHNLHNQYVLAVKSAQLHQEHYHETALPLLLDSLQKMQEEMINALKGILEEYSEITSLLTDEIVKVHKEIHTSIDQIDPLSEYDSFIDVYKSPEAKEPIVEFDAALLEETENLQANEILWNNLTADSLQAMLKSTSEDLLLTQQSLRSKEDLMLDLENKLEESTKTFEKKSDVVLLLSQKQSLEELRQTVQLLRCSEAKLMAQRELLEQKMQENEGKEPPPVVNYEEDARSVNSMDKSKDKVSKFDTLRHSIAGIIRSPKSVLGSSSFFDVIPTSEKPLSEQEWYHGAIPRTEAQELLKQQGDFLVRESHGKPGEYVLSVFSDGQRRHFIIQFADNQYRFEGTGFPTIPQLIEHHYTTKQVITKKSGVVLLNPVIKDKKWILNHEDVILGELLGKGNFGEVFRGTLRDKTLVAVKTCKEDLPQDLKIKFLSEARILKQYDHPNIVKLIGVCTQRQPIYIVMELVPGGDFLSFLRKKKEDLKTKQLVKFALDAAAGMAYLELKNCIHRDLAARNCLVGENNVLKISDFGMSRQEDNGIYSSSGLKQIPIKWTAPEALNYGKALMVSVLLLDQ; via the exons ATGGGGTTCGGCCGGGACCTGCGCAACTCCCACGAGGGTCTGGTGAAGCTGCAGGACTGGGAGCTGAAGCTGCTGGAGACGGTGAAGCGCTTCATGACCCTGCGGGTGAAGAGCGATAAGGAATATGCATCGCTCCTGCTCAACATCAGTCAGCAGGTGGACAAGCATGACAACAACTCTCAGATCCACTACGTCAGTACGGTCTCCAAG TCGTGGACTCACATGGTTCAGCAGACGGAGCAGTTAAGCAAGATTATGAAGTGCCACGCTGAAGAACTCAACTCAGGGCCTCTCCACCGCCTCACAATGATGATAAAAGACAAGCAGCAGGTGAAGAAGAGTTACCAAAGCCTCCACCAGCAGATCGAGTCTGAGATGCACAAG GTAACTAAAAACGATCTTGAGAAGTTGAAATGCACCTACAGGCAGTTAACAAAGGATGCTGTTTTAGCAAGAGACAAATACAAGGAGGCTGTTATAAAAG GCAAAGAGACTGAAAAAGCCCGCGAGCGATATGACAAAGCCACCACAAAGCTGCATAACCTGCACAACCAGTATGTGCTAGCGGTGAAAAGCGCACAGCTGCATCAGGAGCACTATCATGAGACTGCACTGCCTCTGCTGCTGGACTCCCTGCAGAAGATGCAGGAGGAGATGATCAATGCACT TAAGGGGATTCTGGAGGAGTACAGTGAAATCACCAGCCTGTTAACAGATGAAATAGTGAAGGTCCACAAAGAAATACACACCTCCATCGACCAAATCGATCCACTGTCAGAGTATGACAGCTTTATCGACGTTTATAA ATCACCAGAAGCCAAAGAACCAATTGTAGAATTTGATGCAGCGCTATTAGAAGAAACTGAGAATCTTCAAGCAAATGAGATTCTGTGGAATAATTTGACAGCAGACAGTTTACAGGCAAT GCTGAAGTCCACCTCAGAGGATCTGCTCCTAACACAGCAGAGTCTGCGCAGCAAAGAGGACCTCATGCTGGACCTGGAGAACAAACTCGAGGAATCTACCAAAACCTTTGAGAAGAAATCAGA tgtggtgtTGTTACTCAGTCAGAAGCAGTCTCTGGAGGAGTTGAGACAGACGGTCCAGCTGCTGCGCTGTTCCGAGGCCAAACTCATGGCACAGAGGGAACTACTAGAACAGAAGATGCAAGAGAACGAGGGCAAAGAACCACCGCCTGTTGTCAATTATGAAGAGGATGCCCGCTCAGTCAACTCAATG GATAAAAGCAAAGACAAGGTATCGAAGTTTGACACCCTCAGACACTCCATCGCTGGAATCATCCGCTCGCCCAAGTCTGTACTGGGCTCTTCATCA TTTTTTGATGTGATACCCACTAGTGAGAAACCGCTGAGCGAGCAAGAGTGGTATCACGGTGCCATTCCCAGGACAGAGGCCCAGGAGCTGCTGAAGCAGCAGGGAGACTTCCTGGTGCGCGAGAGCCACGGCAAACCTGGAGAATATGTGCTGTCTGTGTTCTCAGATGGACAGCGCAGACATTTCATCATTCAGTTTGCTGAT AATCAGTACAGATTTGAAGGCACTGGCTTCCCCACCATCCCACAGCTCATAGAGCATCATTACACAACTAAGCAAGTCATCACCAAGAAATCTGGGGTCGTGCTCCTGAACCCTGTCATAAAG gATAAGAAATGGATTCTCAATCATGAGGACGTCATTCTTGGAGAACTCCTTGGGAAA GGAAATTTTGGTGAGGTTTTCAGAGGAACGCTGCGAGATAAAACCCTGGTGGCCGTGAAAACTTGTAAGGAAGATCTACCACAAGACCTCAAGATAAAGTTCCTCTCAGAAGCCAG GATCCTGAAGCAGTACGATCACCCCAACATTGTGAAGTTAATAGGCGTCTGTACCCAACGGCAGCCCATTTACATAGTAATGGAGCTCGTACCAG GCGGGGACTTTTTATCATtcttaagaaagaaaaaagaggaccTCAAGACAAAGCAACTGGTAAAGTTTGCATTAGACGCTGCTGCCGGAATGGCATACCTGGAGCTGAAGAACTGTATACACAG AGATCTGGCTGCTCGCAACTGCCTTGTGGGAGAGAACAATGTGCTGAAGATCAGTGATTTTGGGATGTCCCGCCAGGAGGACAATGGCATCTACTCCTCATCAGGACTGAAACAGATCCCAATCAAGTGGACTGCACCGGAAGCACTGAACTATGGTAAAGCACTCATGGTGTCTGTGCTGCTCTTAGATCAGTGA